Part of the Lolium rigidum isolate FL_2022 chromosome 6, APGP_CSIRO_Lrig_0.1, whole genome shotgun sequence genome, GACGGTGGGTACGCGAATACTAAATTCTTTCTTGCTCCGTATCGTGGTGTTCGATACCATTTGAAGGAGTTTGGCCGTGGTCACCGAGCACCCCAAAACTACCAAGAACTGTTCAATCATCGACATGCCGTGATACGGAATCATATTGAACGGGATTTGGGAATCTTAAAGAAGCGCTTCCCCATTCTCAAGGTTGGAACACATCACACAATACAAAACCAAGTCAAGCTACCGGCTCGTCGCTGCAGATGTTGCATAACATCATCCGTATGCACAAGGGGGATGAGAGTTGGTTAGATAACCAAAGAGAACTCATACCTGCAGCAAACTATGTTGACCTACCCGATGGTGACCCCCACAAAATCATCAAGTCAACCATGAAGGCGACCACCTTAGAGATACCATTGCGCAACAAATGTGGGCAGATTACCGACGTTAAGTAGTGATGTAATAAAGTAGTGACATCTGAACTTATTTGATGTAATAGGGTACCAGACTTTAACTTCTTCGGTTTTGCATCTTGTTTGATGTAATAAAGTACCAGACTTGAACTTCTTTTGTTTTGCATCTTGTTTGATGTAATAAAGTACCAGACTTGTTTGATGTGAGATTTTTAAATTCTTATATGGTGAATAAATGTCTGGCTGCTTGTATCAATAATATTTGCAGGGATCGCCATGTCTACCATGATGAATGTAAGACGATCTCCAAGGACGGGAACGCAAGGCAGTGGTGGGGTAACAAAAAAGAGGGGAACATCATCTAAAGGTGAGTGCATGTGTTCCTTTAATGTGATTGATGCTACTTGACTTCTTTATAATGTGTAGCTTACTGTGAACTTGACTTTTTCCTCAAACAGCTAGGGCGTCTTGGAATGCAGACCTAGAGAAGGCTCTTGTGGATTTGCTCCATGAGCACAATACTCCACAATATCGTGGGCAGAATGGATGGTCCACCGATGTTTGGAACAGGATTACTAAGAAATTCCATGATAACCATCCATACAAGAATTACACAAAGGGTCAGATCCAAGACAAGGAGAAGGAGTTGAAGAGAGAGTACAAGATGCTCAAGGAGGCTAGACAGCAGAGTGGGGTTTCGTGGAATGAGAAACGGTGTATGATTGAAGCTGATCCAGAGTTGTGGGACAACCTCATCATTGTAAGATAGTTTGTATTGCTCCTTTCATGCTTATATTCATTCCTTCT contains:
- the LOC124662712 gene encoding uncharacterized protein LOC124662712, with product MSTMMNVRRSPRTGTQGSGGVTKKRGTSSKARASWNADLEKALVDLLHEHNTPQYRGQNGWSTDVWNRITKKFHDNHPYKNYTKGQIQDKEKELKREYKMLKEARQQSGVSWNEKRCMIEADPELWDNLIISFPKIGKFRSNKAFPLFDALGELYDGHLAEGNYNFTSTEPTQHTQVEVNPEVGSVEATHSHHDIARDRGG